The following proteins are encoded in a genomic region of Brachypodium distachyon strain Bd21 chromosome 1, Brachypodium_distachyon_v3.0, whole genome shotgun sequence:
- the LOC100841817 gene encoding splicing factor ESS-2 homolog — protein sequence MLRSPGHSPRDLSPSPSPAPSTPHPVSPTPSSTSASTLATTSSKRRRPEVLDEDAYVVAIERIIERDFFPDLPRLRDRLDWLQAVRSRDPLLLRDAQLKILDRRRRLQRNGPLPTPTPATSTALRSPSFLSTPYVAPSATGAGAPEDEDEDVSAALSLDDFFRRYTSEDNESFSRILEKVNHRRRERYAHLLEPGEQADKQLLEDAKRDRITDGYGTSGQPLSTLDGAKFMSKNLLMYHPADRGEASLTDEELAERLKGLTKEIDRSNTRFHGKAPVEDGKPKEEEAAAILYALVAGSTPGGMAYHDPDKAKKYDLEDLRKTPNPFYIDSGKKAENGYSFVKTPSPAPGVDESPFMTWGEIDGTPLRLDPDETPGGSGGSERAHFKIPPPPVRDVKAHLLSRDAARKIKARTNMFHKPPLPSPVRGGSASPRTLSPAAQKFVRNAIAKSTRTIDESLRASYRGSTPSASTPKTRFSTDPGLGSQSPSTRKGSTPPW from the coding sequence aTGCTCCGCTCCCCCGGTCACTCACCACGCGACCTCTCCCCCTCACCCTCGCCCGCCCCCTCCACTCCTCACCCCGTCTCTCCCACcccgtcctccacctccgcctccaccctcgccaccacctcctccaagCGACGCCGCCCGGAGGTGCTCGACGAGGACGCCTACGTCGTCGCCATCGAGCGCATCATCGAGAGAGACTTCTTCCCCGACCTCCCGCGCCTCCGTGACCGCCTCGACTGGCTCCAGGCCGTGCGCTCCCGGGACCCGCTTCTCCTCCGCGACGCCCAGCTCAAGATCctcgatcgccgccgccgcctccagcgtAACGGGCCCCTTCCCACCCCGACGCctgccacctccaccgcgCTCCGCTCCCCGTCCTTCCTATCGACCCCCTACGTCGCTCCCTCCGCCACCGGTGCAGGCGCCCCCGAGGATGAGGACGAGGACGTCTCTGCTGCGCTCTCCCTTGACGACTTCTTCCGCCGTTACACCAGTGAGGACAACGAATCCTTCTCGCGCATCCTTGAGAAGGtcaaccaccgccgccgcgagcgcTATGCCCACCTCCTGGAACCTGGCGAGCAGGCTGATAAACAGTTGTTGGAGGATGCCAAGCGCGACAGGATAACTGATGGCTATGGTACATCAGGGCAGCCGCTGAGTACATTGGACGGTGCCAAGTTTATGTCCAAGAACCTGCTCATGTACCACCCGGCTGACCGAGGGGAAGCGTCGCTCACTGATGAGGAGCTTGCCGAGCGGCTGAAGGGCCTCACCAAGGAAATTGACAGGTCAAACACCAGGTTCCACGGGAAGGCCCCGGTTgaagatgggaagcccaaggaggaggaggcagctgCTATTCTGTATGCTCTGGTTGCAGGCTCCACTCCTGGAGGAATGGCGTACCACGATCCTGACAAAGCAAAGAAGTATGATTTGGAGGATCTGAGGAAGACGCCAAATCCGTTTTACATTGACTCAGGGAAGAAGGCAGAAAATGGGTATAGTTTTGTGAAAACACCATCGCCAGCACCTGGTGTAGACGAATCCCCATTCATGACGTGGGGTGAGATTGATGGAACTCCACTGAGATTGGATCCTGATGAGACACCAGGCGGTTCTGGGGGTAGTGAGAGGGCACATTTCAAGATCCCACCTCCACCTGTTCGGGATGTGAAGGCACACCTGCTGTCAAGGGATGCTGCACGGAAGATAAAGGCACGTACTAATATGTTCCACAAGCCACCGCTACCATCCCCTGTAAGAGGAGGCAGTGCAAGCCCCAGGACCCTGTCTCCTGCTGCTCAGAAGTTTGTGAGGAATGCCATCGCAAAGTCAACACGAACCATTGATGAGTCCCTCCGTGCAAGTTACAGAGGGTCAACACCATCTGCAAGCACTCCAAAGACAAGGTTTTCAACAGATCCGGGCTTGGGATCACAGTCTCCCTCGACGAGGAAGGGTTCTACCCCTCCCTGGTGA